GCCGCGAAAGCGACGGTGGCTCTGCTCGTGCTGGTCGCCGGAGTGCTCGGGTGGCCGCTGTCCGCCGCGGCCGTTCCGCCACCTTCCCTGGGGTCGAGTTTCGTCCTCGATCAGGCCGACGTCCTCACCAACGCGCAAGAGGCCGAGGTGCAGTCGCGCCTCGTGCGTCTCACCACCGACACCGGCTTCGACATGTGGGTCGCGTACGTCGATGAGTTCACGCAGCCCGAGGCGGCCGAGGAGTGGGCCAACGAGACCGCGAACCGCAACAACCTCGGTCCCCACCAGTACCTGCTCGCCGTGTCGGTCACCGGTCGCGCGTACTACCTCTCGGGTGACGTCGACGACGGCGCCCTGACCTCGGCGCAGCTGGCCGACATCGAGCAGAACCTCGTGCAGCCCGCGCTCGCGAGCGGCGACTGGGCAGGCGCCGCGGTGAAGGCCGCGGACGGGCTCACCTCCGCCGAGCGCGCCGCCCCGGCGCCCTCCCCGCCGACACCCGCGGGCAGCGGTCCGGATTTCGGCCTGATCGTGCTCCTCGTGCTGCTCGCGCTGGGTATCGTCGGCAGCCTGCTGTGGTTCGGGCTGCGGCGTCGGCGCGCGGCATCCGGGGGTCCCGCAGCCGCGGTCGAGGACATCGACGACCTCGCCCGCCGCGCGGGGTCGGCGCTCGTCGCGACGGACGACGCCGTCAAGAACAGCGAGCAAGAACTCGGTTTCGCGCGCGCCCAGTTCGGCGACGAGGCGGCCGCTCCGTTCGTCGAGGTCCTGGCGCAGGCGAAGGCCGATCTGGACCGCGCCTTCACCATCTCGCAGCAGCTCGACGACGAGACGCCCGAGACCCCGGAGCAGCGTCGCGCCGGCTACACCGAGATCCTCCGCCTGTGCGCCTCCGCCGATGAGGCTCTGGATGCCAAGGCGGCGGCGTTCGAAGAGCTTCGAGCGCTCGAGGCCGAGGCTCCCGAGGCCCTCGCCCGCGTGCAGCAGCAGCACGCCGCCGCGGCGGCAGCCCTCGCGGGGGCGGACGCCGAGCTCGCTCGACTGCGCCAGCGGTACGCCGACAGCGCGCTCGCACCCGTGTCCGACAACCCCGCGCAGGCCCGGGCGCGTCTCGACCTCGCGGCGCAGCAGATCGCGGAGGCCTCGACGGCGCTCACGGCCGGGGAACGCGGTGACGCCGCTGTGGCTCTTCGGGCGAGCCAGGTGGCCGTGAGCCAGGCCGAGACCCTTGAGAAAGCGATCTCGACGCTCGCGGACGACCTGGGAGCAGCGGAGCGCCGCTCGGCCGACCTCGCGGCCGAGATCGACGGCGACATCGCCGCGGCGGGAGCGCTCCCCGACCCGGACGGGCGGATCGCGGGAGCGGTGGCTGCGGCAACCGCCCAGCGCAACGCCGCACGCGCGTCGCTCGGCGGCGAGCGGTCCGACCCGCTCTCGGCCCTCGCCACCCTCGAGCAGGCCAACACCACGATCGACACGGTGCTCGCCGCGGCCCGAGACGAGGCGGAGCGTCAGCGGCGCGCGGCCGCGCAGCTCGACAGCACCCTCGCCCAGGCGCGGGCGCAGGTTTCATCGACGGAGAGCTTCATCGCCGCGCGGCGGGGAGCGGTCGGGCCCACGGCGCGCACGCGCTTGGCCGAGGCGGGCGCCGCGCTCGTGCAGGCCGAGCAGCTGCGCGCGACCGATCCCGGCGCGGCACTCTCGCTCGCCCAGCGCGCCGCCCAGCTCTCGAGCGAGGCCGGCTCGCTCGCGCAGAACGACGTCGGGGGCTTCGGGGGCGGATCCGGTGGGGGCACCGACATGCTGGGGGCGATCCTGGGTGGCATCGCCGTCAACTCCCTCCTCGGCGGCGGGTCGCGCTCGCGCGGCGGGTTCGGCGGTGGGTTCGGCGGAAGCTTCGGGGGCGGCGGCTTCGGTGGGCGCTCCGGAGGGTCGCGGTCACGCTCCAGCGGCGGCGGTATGCGCTCGGGAGGCTCGCGCAGCAGCGGCGGCGGCCGGTCACGCCGCGGAGGCGGGCGCTTCTGATACGCCGCCGCAAGCCGCTCCCGGCCGTCACAGAAAATTCGTAGCATTCGACACCAGACTCGACATCGTCGCCTTAGGAAGGAACCCCGCATGGCCAAGCAGTCCATCTTCGGTCGCATGACGACCCTCGTCCGCGCGAACATCAACGCGCTCCTCGACCAGGCCGAGGACCCGCAGAAGATGCTGGATCAGCTCGTCCGCGACTACTCCAACTCGATCGCCGACGCCGAGTCGGCCATCGCCGAGACCATCGGCAACCTGCGCCTTCTCGAGCGCGACCACCAGGAAGACCGCCAGGCCGCCGCGGAGTGGGGCAACAAAGCCCTGGCCGCGAGCCGCAAGGGCGACGAACTGCGCTCGTCGGGCAACGTCGCCGAGGCCGACAAGTTCGACAACCTCGCCAAGATCGCCCTGCAGCGTCAGATCACCGCCGAGGGCGAGGCGAAGGCCGCCGAGCCGACGATCGCCGCGCAGACGGAGGTCGTCGACAAGCTCAAGGACGGCCTCAACGGCATGAAGAGCAAGCTCGAGCAGCTGAAGGCGAAGCGCAACGAGCTCACCGCGCGTGCCAAGGTCGCCGAGGCGCAGAACAAGGTGCACGACGCGGTCAGGTCGATCGACGTCCTCGACCCGACGAGCGAGCTCGGCCGCTTCGAAGACAAGATCCGCCGCCAGGAGGCCCTGGCCGCCGGCAAGCAGGAGCTGGCGGCGTCGAGCATCGACGCCCAGTTCAACGCGCTCGAAGACGTGGGCGAGCTGACCGAGGTCGAGGCACGCCTCGCGGCTCTCAAGGTCGGCGGTCCGCAGCGGGCCGCGATCGACGCACCCAGCCCCGACCAGGTCTGATCCGTTCCGAGAGTGCATCGCCCGGTCCGCCGGGCGGTGCACTCTCGTCTCTCCCGGAGGTACCCATGGCGCGTTTCATCGTCGCTCCGCAGTGGCAGGGCTCGTCCTCGTCGCGCGCGATGCAGCTCATCGACGGTGCCGAGGCGATCGCGGGCGACCTGCCGCGCGCCTCGACCACCGTCCTCGACGCGGTGCCCGAAGCCGGAGACGCGCAGGGAACGGGCGTGCATCGCCTCAGTGCCCTGATGCGGATGCGCGAGCGGATCGAGGACGCCGTGCGCGCCGGTGACGAGCCCGCGATCGTCATCGGGGGCGACTGCGGCGTGGCCCTCGGCTCCGTCTCCGCCGTCGCGGGCGACGACCTCGCCGTGGTGTGGATCGACGCCCACGCCGACCTCAACACCCCGGCCTCCTCCCCCAGCGGCGCGTTCCACGG
This portion of the Microbacterium testaceum StLB037 genome encodes:
- a CDS encoding TPM domain-containing protein, yielding MRKPSAAKATVALLVLVAGVLGWPLSAAAVPPPSLGSSFVLDQADVLTNAQEAEVQSRLVRLTTDTGFDMWVAYVDEFTQPEAAEEWANETANRNNLGPHQYLLAVSVTGRAYYLSGDVDDGALTSAQLADIEQNLVQPALASGDWAGAAVKAADGLTSAERAAPAPSPPTPAGSGPDFGLIVLLVLLALGIVGSLLWFGLRRRRAASGGPAAAVEDIDDLARRAGSALVATDDAVKNSEQELGFARAQFGDEAAAPFVEVLAQAKADLDRAFTISQQLDDETPETPEQRRAGYTEILRLCASADEALDAKAAAFEELRALEAEAPEALARVQQQHAAAAAALAGADAELARLRQRYADSALAPVSDNPAQARARLDLAAQQIAEASTALTAGERGDAAVALRASQVAVSQAETLEKAISTLADDLGAAERRSADLAAEIDGDIAAAGALPDPDGRIAGAVAAATAQRNAARASLGGERSDPLSALATLEQANTTIDTVLAAARDEAERQRRAAAQLDSTLAQARAQVSSTESFIAARRGAVGPTARTRLAEAGAALVQAEQLRATDPGAALSLAQRAAQLSSEAGSLAQNDVGGFGGGSGGGTDMLGAILGGIAVNSLLGGGSRSRGGFGGGFGGSFGGGGFGGRSGGSRSRSSGGGMRSGGSRSSGGGRSRRGGGRF
- a CDS encoding PspA/IM30 family protein, which produces MAKQSIFGRMTTLVRANINALLDQAEDPQKMLDQLVRDYSNSIADAESAIAETIGNLRLLERDHQEDRQAAAEWGNKALAASRKGDELRSSGNVAEADKFDNLAKIALQRQITAEGEAKAAEPTIAAQTEVVDKLKDGLNGMKSKLEQLKAKRNELTARAKVAEAQNKVHDAVRSIDVLDPTSELGRFEDKIRRQEALAAGKQELAASSIDAQFNALEDVGELTEVEARLAALKVGGPQRAAIDAPSPDQV